One Candidatus Kinetoplastibacterium oncopeltii TCC290E genomic region harbors:
- the tsf gene encoding translation elongation factor Ts, whose amino-acid sequence MSNINASLVKELREKTDAPMMECKKALVESDGDIKKAEGLLRIKLGNKANKAASRVVAEGLIGLYISDDLKSGALIEVNCETDFVAKNKEFISFVNKLAEIVTINNPADLLGLSNTVFDTDTVDGVRRSMIGKIGENISIRRFIRLAASGSLSGYSHNGRIGVLVDHSGNEDVGKDVAMHIAAAKPKSVDASGVNIDEINSERSIALEKAKKSGKPNDIIEKIVDGSVQKFLKEVTLMSQMFVKDEKQTVKQMLDGKSSSVESFVFYVVGDGIEKKEIDFAAEVAAVSSM is encoded by the coding sequence ATGTCCAATATTAATGCTTCTCTTGTAAAAGAATTGAGAGAAAAGACTGATGCTCCTATGATGGAATGTAAAAAAGCGCTAGTCGAATCTGATGGTGATATAAAAAAAGCAGAAGGTCTTTTGAGAATAAAATTAGGTAACAAAGCTAATAAAGCAGCTTCTCGTGTAGTTGCTGAAGGCTTAATAGGTTTATATATTTCAGATGACTTGAAGTCAGGAGCTCTGATTGAGGTTAATTGCGAGACTGATTTTGTTGCTAAAAATAAAGAATTTATTTCTTTTGTAAACAAACTAGCAGAGATAGTAACAATTAATAACCCAGCTGATTTGTTAGGATTAAGTAATACAGTTTTTGATACTGATACTGTAGATGGTGTTAGAAGGTCTATGATTGGCAAGATTGGTGAAAACATTTCTATTCGTCGTTTTATCAGATTAGCTGCAAGTGGATCTTTATCGGGATATAGTCATAATGGTCGAATAGGTGTATTAGTAGATCATTCTGGAAATGAAGATGTAGGAAAAGATGTCGCTATGCATATAGCAGCAGCTAAACCAAAATCTGTAGACGCTTCTGGTGTCAACATAGATGAAATTAATTCTGAGCGTTCAATAGCCCTAGAAAAAGCGAAAAAATCTGGTAAACCAAATGACATAATAGAGAAAATTGTTGATGGGTCTGTACAAAAATTTCTGAAAGAGGTTACATTAATGTCTCAGATGTTTGTCAAAGATGAGAAACAGACTGTGAAACAAATGCTTGATGGAAAATCTTCGTCGGTTGAAAGTTTTGTATTTTATGTTGTTGGAGACGGTATTGAAAAAAAAGAGATAGATTTTGCTGCAGAAGTCGCGGCGGTTAGTTCTATGTAG
- the pyrH gene encoding UMP kinase → MYNKPYKRVLLKLSGEALMGDDSFGINRSTILCITEEILKVIELGVELAIVIGGGNIFRGVAPGAQGMDRATADYMGMMATIMNALALQDSLKRFGVDARVQSALNIDQVVEPYIRPKALRYLEEGKVVIFAAGTGNPFFTTDTAAALRGAEIGAEIVLKATKVDGIYSADPKKDPTATRYMRICFDEVIVRRIEVMDATAFALCRYQKLPINVFSIYKSSALKRVVIGENEGTLVHL, encoded by the coding sequence ATGTACAATAAACCATATAAAAGAGTTTTGTTGAAACTTTCTGGCGAGGCACTTATGGGTGATGATTCTTTTGGAATAAACAGATCAACCATTTTGTGTATCACGGAAGAGATATTAAAGGTTATTGAGTTAGGTGTAGAATTAGCTATTGTTATAGGTGGAGGTAATATTTTCCGTGGCGTCGCCCCAGGAGCTCAAGGTATGGACCGTGCTACTGCTGATTACATGGGAATGATGGCTACTATCATGAATGCTCTTGCTTTACAGGACTCACTTAAACGTTTTGGTGTAGATGCTCGGGTACAGTCTGCTTTAAATATAGATCAAGTCGTAGAGCCTTATATAAGACCCAAGGCTCTACGGTACTTAGAAGAGGGGAAAGTAGTTATTTTTGCCGCAGGAACAGGAAATCCTTTTTTTACCACAGACACAGCAGCTGCATTACGTGGTGCGGAAATTGGTGCTGAAATTGTGTTAAAAGCTACTAAGGTTGATGGAATATATAGTGCTGACCCAAAAAAAGATCCTACAGCTACTAGATATATGCGCATATGTTTTGATGAGGTTATTGTACGTAGAATTGAAGTCATGGATGCTACTGCTTTTGCATTATGTCGTTACCAAAAATTACCAATAAATGTATTTTCTATATATAAATCTAGTGCCTTGAAACGTGTAGTGATAGGTGAAAATGAAGGCACATTAGTTCATCTTTAA
- the rpsB gene encoding 30S ribosomal protein S2 has protein sequence MSMMREMLEAGVHFGHQTRYWNPKMAQYIFGQRNKIHIINLEKTVENYLEALKFVKKSSSSNNNILFVGTKRAAREFIASEASRCNMPYVDSRWLGGMLTNFKTVKSSIKRLKEMENIVASGHADKMIKKEGLLFHRELDKLNKSIGGIKNMNNLPDTIFIVDVGYHKIAISEARALGIKVVAVVDTNHSPDGVDYVIPGNDDSAKAISFYCKGIADAVLEGRKKNLDDVVDSIKENTEDFVEIGL, from the coding sequence ATGTCTATGATGAGAGAAATGTTAGAGGCAGGTGTTCATTTTGGACATCAGACAAGATACTGGAATCCAAAAATGGCACAGTATATTTTTGGTCAAAGAAATAAGATACATATAATAAATCTTGAGAAAACAGTAGAGAATTATCTAGAAGCATTAAAATTCGTTAAGAAATCTTCATCTAGCAATAATAATATTTTATTTGTTGGCACAAAAAGAGCAGCTCGTGAATTTATTGCTAGTGAAGCTAGTAGATGTAATATGCCTTATGTTGATTCTAGATGGCTTGGTGGAATGCTTACTAATTTTAAAACAGTAAAATCTTCTATTAAAAGATTGAAAGAAATGGAAAATATTGTTGCCAGTGGTCATGCCGACAAAATGATAAAAAAAGAAGGATTGTTATTTCATAGAGAGCTAGACAAGCTAAATAAATCCATTGGCGGTATTAAAAATATGAATAACCTTCCAGATACAATATTTATTGTAGATGTTGGATATCATAAGATTGCTATATCAGAAGCTAGAGCTTTAGGAATAAAAGTGGTTGCGGTTGTTGATACTAATCATTCTCCTGATGGGGTTGATTATGTTATTCCAGGTAATGATGATTCTGCAAAAGCAATATCTTTTTATTGTAAAGGAATAGCAGATGCAGTGTTGGAAGGTCGTAAAAAAAATTTAGATGACGTTGTTGATAGCATTAAAGAAAATACTGAAGACTTTGTCGAGATAGGTCTTTAA